A window of Gemmatimonadaceae bacterium contains these coding sequences:
- a CDS encoding Glu/Leu/Phe/Val dehydrogenase, with protein MSTTDIPMFAQVNKYFDKAAAYLEHPPGLLEQIKECNSVFRISFPLKRDDGTIEVIHGWRAQHSVHRLPTKGGIRFAAHVDEDEVSALAALMTYKCALVDVPFGGAKGAVRIDSRHYSEAELERITRRYTYELFTKNLIGPGVDVPAPDYGTGPREMAWILDTYASLSPGSIDALGCVTGKPVTQGGVRGRAESTGRGVYFALREAVCFAEDVAPLGITPGVGGKRVVVQGLGNVGYHAAKFIHEGGGLLVALAEREGAIFREGGLDLEKVMSHRKETGSILGFPGARDITTSSEALEVDCDILVPAALENQITGENVDRIRARIIVEGANGPVTADASERLLSRGTLIVPDIYTNAGGVTVSYFEWVKNLSHMRFGRMEKRFTERTNERMLEGIEHLTGLHFPADDRDRATATVNEEELVNSGLEETMVAAYAELRAIQKDRGVDLRTAAFINAIGKVALAYQERGIFP; from the coding sequence ATCAAGGAGTGCAATTCCGTCTTCCGGATCAGCTTCCCGCTGAAGCGCGATGACGGCACTATAGAGGTGATTCACGGCTGGCGAGCGCAGCACAGTGTGCACCGGCTTCCCACGAAGGGCGGGATCCGGTTCGCAGCCCATGTGGATGAGGACGAGGTCTCGGCCCTGGCAGCCTTGATGACGTACAAATGCGCACTCGTGGACGTGCCGTTCGGCGGCGCAAAGGGGGCTGTGCGCATCGACTCGAGGCATTACTCCGAAGCCGAGCTCGAGCGAATCACCCGCCGGTACACTTACGAGCTCTTCACGAAGAATCTTATCGGGCCGGGGGTGGATGTGCCCGCGCCTGACTACGGCACGGGGCCGCGGGAGATGGCGTGGATTCTCGACACGTATGCGTCGCTCTCTCCGGGGTCGATCGACGCGCTTGGATGCGTGACTGGTAAGCCCGTCACGCAGGGCGGAGTTCGAGGACGCGCCGAAAGCACCGGCCGCGGCGTTTACTTCGCGCTGCGAGAAGCGGTGTGCTTTGCCGAGGACGTCGCGCCGCTCGGCATTACGCCGGGAGTCGGAGGGAAGCGGGTAGTAGTGCAGGGGCTCGGCAACGTGGGCTACCACGCGGCGAAATTCATTCACGAAGGCGGCGGGCTTCTCGTCGCACTCGCCGAGCGCGAGGGTGCGATTTTCCGCGAGGGTGGGCTCGATCTGGAAAAAGTCATGTCGCACCGGAAGGAGACCGGGTCGATCCTCGGTTTTCCCGGGGCGCGCGACATTACGACGAGCTCGGAGGCGCTCGAGGTCGATTGCGACATTCTTGTCCCGGCAGCGCTGGAAAACCAGATCACAGGCGAGAACGTCGATCGCATCCGGGCGCGGATAATCGTCGAGGGAGCTAACGGGCCGGTGACGGCCGACGCGAGCGAGCGGCTGCTTTCGCGCGGGACGCTCATCGTTCCGGACATTTACACGAACGCGGGTGGGGTGACCGTCTCCTACTTCGAGTGGGTGAAGAACCTGTCGCACATGCGCTTCGGGCGGATGGAAAAGCGATTCACGGAGAGGACCAACGAGCGGATGCTGGAGGGCATCGAGCATCTCACCGGGCTGCATTTCCCGGCCGACGATCGCGACCGCGCGACGGCGACCGTGAATGAGGAGGAGCTCGTGAACTCCGGTCTCGAAGAAACCATGGTAGCCGCCTACGCCGAGCTACGGGCGATTCAGAAGGATCGCGGAGTGGATTTGCGGACGGCTGCTTTCATCAATGCGATTGGGAAGGTCGCGCTCGCTTATCAGGAGCGCGGAATTTTTCCCTGA
- a CDS encoding alginate lyase family protein, protein MRSKVAALLWLAVAQLAGAQSPPRLIMARGELLAESRRLVREGNVQLLPAYSALTHTADSVLLVPPLSVMQKGKIPPSSDKHDYMSFAPYWWPDSTKPGGLPYIQRDGLMNPQTRIDHDGLRLQRTIDAVQILALAWYLTGERKYVDRAVALMRGFFIAPATRMNPNLNFAQAIPGVTQGRGIGIIDTRHMAQLVDAARILETYPGWTQSDRAAFRSWARRYLTWLRTSKNGRDEQAQTNNHGTWYDAQVAALALFVGDTKLARSVLATSAKQRIDSQINADGSQPAELARTRPMHYSLFNLDAFTQLAEMSRHDGVDLWSYTSPRGGNLLKALKFIAPYNYTDRKWPKGDVAPVAADVVLTPFRRASASYSDSVLDGAAERANRSGYVPQWWRLFHPGVSAQTAANRKALLDRALVLASARLRSSAAQLDPANGYPRLAGAGGVWELRPASQWTSGFFAGTLWYMYQSTGERQWRPLAERWTTGLEPLKSVRTTHDLGFMIFNSFGHGFLATGNQHYRDVVLEASRSLLTRYNPRVGAIKSWDTEGGNDARSTWKYPVIVDNLMNLEMLLWASRHGGDPSWRSIAERHALTSARVHVRADGSTAHVALFDPTSGALERTATWQGFSDSSVWARGQAWAIYGFATTHKYTGNPELLRAAQRTADWFIAHLPPDGVPWWDMRHPGVPNVERDASAAAIAASALLDLARSVPPEQARRYRGVAERILATLSVQYIDYRPGSGAILRHAVGGRPQGTEIDVGLVYADYYFVEALLRHRGTYRRH, encoded by the coding sequence ATGAGATCTAAAGTTGCAGCGCTCCTTTGGTTGGCGGTTGCACAGCTTGCGGGTGCTCAGTCACCACCGCGACTCATTATGGCGCGTGGCGAGCTGCTCGCCGAATCACGCCGTCTCGTGCGCGAGGGCAATGTCCAACTCCTGCCTGCTTACTCCGCGCTGACACATACCGCCGACAGCGTTCTGCTCGTGCCGCCACTGTCGGTAATGCAGAAAGGGAAGATTCCGCCGAGTAGCGACAAGCATGATTACATGAGCTTCGCACCCTACTGGTGGCCCGACAGCACCAAGCCCGGCGGTCTTCCGTACATCCAGCGCGACGGCCTGATGAATCCGCAGACTCGCATCGATCACGATGGGTTGCGCCTTCAGCGGACCATCGACGCGGTTCAGATTCTCGCACTCGCCTGGTACTTAACCGGCGAGAGAAAATATGTTGACCGCGCGGTCGCGCTCATGCGAGGGTTTTTCATCGCGCCGGCCACGCGAATGAATCCGAACCTGAACTTTGCGCAGGCAATTCCGGGCGTCACCCAAGGTCGCGGAATCGGCATCATCGACACCCGCCACATGGCGCAGCTCGTTGATGCAGCTCGAATCCTCGAGACGTATCCAGGCTGGACGCAGAGTGACAGGGCGGCCTTTCGGAGCTGGGCTCGGCGCTACCTCACCTGGCTCCGCACGAGCAAGAATGGCCGCGACGAGCAGGCGCAAACCAATAACCACGGCACGTGGTACGACGCGCAGGTCGCGGCCCTCGCGCTTTTTGTCGGAGACACGAAGCTTGCGCGCTCGGTCCTCGCAACGAGCGCCAAACAGCGCATCGATTCCCAGATCAACGCGGATGGATCGCAGCCCGCGGAGCTCGCGCGCACGAGGCCAATGCACTACAGCCTCTTCAACCTCGACGCCTTTACGCAGCTCGCCGAGATGAGCCGCCACGACGGTGTTGATCTCTGGAGCTACACGTCACCTCGCGGCGGGAATCTGCTCAAGGCGCTGAAATTCATCGCACCGTACAACTACACGGATCGCAAGTGGCCGAAGGGGGATGTTGCTCCCGTTGCCGCAGACGTCGTGTTGACGCCATTCCGCCGAGCGTCCGCTAGCTATTCGGATAGCGTGCTCGACGGAGCAGCAGAGAGAGCAAATCGCTCCGGGTACGTCCCTCAATGGTGGCGGCTCTTCCATCCGGGCGTCTCAGCGCAAACGGCAGCGAATCGGAAAGCACTCTTGGATCGCGCGCTCGTTCTCGCCAGCGCGAGGCTCCGCTCGAGCGCCGCCCAGCTCGATCCGGCCAACGGCTACCCGCGACTCGCCGGAGCAGGCGGCGTCTGGGAGCTTCGGCCGGCGAGTCAATGGACGAGTGGATTCTTTGCTGGAACGCTCTGGTACATGTATCAGAGCACGGGCGAGCGACAGTGGCGGCCGCTGGCCGAGCGTTGGACGACGGGCCTCGAGCCGCTGAAATCCGTGCGGACAACTCACGATCTGGGCTTCATGATCTTCAATAGCTTCGGTCACGGATTCCTGGCGACAGGCAATCAGCACTACCGGGATGTCGTGCTCGAGGCGAGCCGCTCATTGCTGACGCGGTACAACCCGCGTGTCGGCGCCATTAAGTCCTGGGATACGGAGGGCGGGAACGACGCGCGTAGCACCTGGAAGTATCCGGTCATCGTCGACAACCTGATGAACCTGGAGATGTTGCTCTGGGCGTCGCGACACGGCGGTGACCCGAGCTGGCGATCTATCGCCGAGCGTCACGCGCTTACGTCGGCCCGAGTGCACGTGCGTGCTGACGGAAGCACTGCTCACGTCGCGCTCTTCGATCCCACGTCGGGCGCGCTCGAGCGAACTGCAACATGGCAGGGATTCTCCGACAGCTCCGTTTGGGCGCGGGGACAGGCATGGGCGATCTACGGCTTCGCCACGACGCACAAGTACACGGGAAATCCCGAGCTGCTTCGCGCGGCGCAGCGCACTGCCGACTGGTTCATTGCGCACTTGCCGCCGGATGGAGTTCCGTGGTGGGACATGCGGCATCCCGGCGTTCCCAATGTGGAACGCGATGCATCGGCGGCGGCGATCGCCGCATCGGCGTTACTCGATCTCGCCCGTAGCGTACCACCCGAGCAAGCACGACGATACCGCGGAGTCGCTGAACGAATTCTGGCGACGCTTTCCGTGCAATACATTGATTACCGACCTGGGAGTGGGGCAATTCTCCGGCACGCGGTAGGCGGCCGTCCGCAGGGCACCGAAATCGATGTCGGGTTGGTGTATGCTGACTACTATTTCGTGGAGGCTCTACTTCGGCATCGAGGTACCTACCGGAGACACTAA
- the uxuA gene encoding mannonate dehydratase, producing MELTFRWFGDEDPIPLENIRQIPGVRGIVSALYDVPIGEAWPREKLSRLVESIDSAGMRFAVVESIPVHEDIKLGRPTRDSLLDSYAESVSNMGEVGVPVLCYNFMPVFDWMRTNLATPMPDGSTALSYDDDMLARFDLSRGTRDLPGWATAYDARTLESLLLAYSDVDEERLWENLAYFLERIVPVADSAGVKMAIHPDDPPWSIFGIPRIIRNAASFDRLLNLVDHPANGITFCTGSLAAHPDNDLPRMARHFGELGRIHFAHCRNIKRTGDRKFVETPHPSEYGDVDMRAVLTALRDSGFDGPMRPDHGRMIWGERGRPGYGLHDRALGATYLYGLWEGLSSPTRS from the coding sequence ATGGAGCTGACGTTTCGATGGTTCGGAGACGAGGATCCCATCCCGCTCGAGAACATTCGCCAGATTCCGGGCGTACGCGGAATCGTCAGCGCGCTATACGATGTACCCATCGGCGAGGCGTGGCCGCGCGAAAAGCTCTCGCGTCTTGTCGAATCCATCGATAGCGCAGGAATGCGGTTCGCCGTCGTCGAAAGCATTCCCGTTCACGAGGACATCAAGCTCGGCCGACCGACGCGCGATTCACTGCTCGACAGTTACGCCGAGAGTGTCAGCAACATGGGCGAAGTCGGTGTACCGGTACTCTGCTACAATTTCATGCCGGTGTTCGACTGGATGCGGACGAACCTCGCGACGCCCATGCCAGACGGGTCGACTGCGCTGTCATACGACGACGACATGCTCGCGCGCTTCGATTTGTCGCGGGGGACGCGCGACCTTCCGGGCTGGGCGACGGCATACGATGCGCGGACGCTCGAATCGTTGCTCCTCGCTTATTCGGACGTGGATGAAGAGCGCCTATGGGAAAACCTCGCGTACTTCCTCGAGCGAATCGTGCCTGTCGCCGACAGTGCCGGAGTGAAAATGGCAATTCATCCCGACGATCCGCCGTGGTCCATTTTCGGGATCCCGCGCATCATCAGGAACGCGGCCAGCTTCGACCGTCTGCTGAACCTTGTCGATCATCCCGCGAATGGAATCACCTTCTGCACCGGCTCGCTTGCCGCGCATCCTGACAATGACCTGCCGCGTATGGCCCGTCATTTCGGCGAGCTAGGGCGAATTCACTTCGCCCACTGCCGGAACATCAAGCGTACCGGCGACCGCAAGTTCGTCGAGACACCGCACCCCAGTGAGTACGGCGACGTGGACATGCGGGCGGTTCTGACAGCGTTGCGCGATTCCGGTTTCGACGGGCCCATGCGCCCGGATCACGGCAGAATGATCTGGGGTGAGCGTGGACGGCCGGGCTACGGTCTCCATGACCGTGCACTCGGCGCGACCTATCTGTACGGGTTGTGGGAAGGACTGTCATCGCCGACTAGATCATGA
- a CDS encoding MFS transporter, with protein MTAPVVATTGARKIRGLRWWIIGMICTLTIINYIDRLTLSVLAPTIRETFGMSNASYSRVVTMFLLGYTISQALSGKLLDKIGTRMGFMLFVGIWSIASMLHATARSVVQLSAFRFLLGLGEAGNWPGAAKVVAEWFPVRERAFGMAIFNSGASIGAVVAPPLIVYVALHYGWRQAFFIGSALSALVMIAWFFFYRAPADHPNLSESERQHILSDQTAADATTAQSRRPWLSLFRHRQVWAVVAARFFSDPIWWFLISWLPNYLKSERGFTLALIGLLAWIPFLFADIGNLTGGAVSSLLIRNGWSVDRARKTVLLTSALLVPLGVAAVVTAGSNAVAIAGISAIAFGFQSWIVNVHTLPSDCFPKQDVGSVFGIGGTAAGIASMLFTLLTGYIVDHFSYTPVFIIVGLMSPFAAFLLFVIMRRIERVPALLETAA; from the coding sequence GTGACAGCGCCAGTGGTTGCAACAACCGGAGCACGGAAGATCCGCGGCTTGCGTTGGTGGATCATCGGAATGATCTGCACGCTCACGATCATCAATTACATCGACCGGCTCACTCTTTCCGTTCTAGCTCCGACGATCCGCGAGACGTTCGGTATGTCCAACGCTTCGTACTCGCGCGTTGTGACGATGTTTCTGCTCGGCTACACCATTTCGCAGGCGCTGTCCGGCAAGCTGCTCGACAAGATCGGTACCCGCATGGGCTTCATGCTCTTCGTCGGGATCTGGTCGATCGCGTCGATGCTTCACGCCACTGCGCGCAGCGTCGTGCAGCTCAGTGCGTTCCGGTTTTTGCTCGGTCTCGGCGAAGCCGGCAATTGGCCCGGCGCCGCAAAAGTCGTAGCCGAATGGTTCCCGGTGCGCGAGCGCGCGTTCGGAATGGCGATCTTCAACAGCGGCGCGAGTATCGGAGCGGTGGTCGCGCCGCCCCTCATCGTCTATGTCGCTCTGCACTACGGATGGAGGCAGGCGTTTTTCATCGGCTCCGCGCTGTCTGCGCTTGTGATGATTGCCTGGTTCTTCTTCTACCGTGCGCCGGCTGATCATCCAAACCTGTCGGAATCGGAGCGGCAGCACATTCTGTCCGATCAGACAGCCGCGGATGCGACAACCGCACAGTCGCGCCGGCCATGGCTCTCGCTCTTTCGCCATCGGCAGGTGTGGGCAGTGGTCGCCGCTCGGTTCTTCAGCGACCCGATCTGGTGGTTTCTAATCTCCTGGCTTCCCAATTACCTGAAGAGCGAGCGCGGTTTCACTCTCGCGTTGATCGGACTGCTGGCATGGATACCCTTCCTGTTCGCGGATATCGGCAACCTTACCGGTGGAGCAGTATCCAGCCTGTTGATTCGCAACGGATGGAGCGTTGACCGCGCCCGAAAGACGGTTCTGCTTACGAGTGCGCTGCTCGTTCCGCTGGGAGTCGCTGCGGTCGTCACTGCCGGAAGCAATGCGGTGGCAATCGCCGGAATCAGCGCGATCGCTTTTGGATTTCAGAGCTGGATTGTAAACGTCCACACGCTTCCCTCGGATTGTTTTCCGAAGCAGGATGTCGGCTCGGTGTTTGGCATCGGCGGCACAGCCGCGGGAATTGCGAGCATGCTCTTCACGCTGCTCACCGGGTACATCGTCGACCATTTCTCGTACACGCCGGTTTTCATCATCGTCGGTCTGATGAGTCCGTTCGCCGCGTTCCTGCTGTTCGTGATCATGCGGCGCATCGAGCGTGTGCCGGCACTTCTCGAGACGGCGGCATGA
- a CDS encoding cupin domain-containing protein: MAASTSSDGYSEPLVDGDASEWKRIGDGIDRQILSYGPDLMLVRVRFAKGAIGAIHHHPHRQATYVVAGSFEATVGDSRRTLRAGDSFFAAADVPHGVRALEDGMLVDCFTPARADFLEASER; encoded by the coding sequence ATGGCGGCCTCTACTTCGTCTGACGGATACAGCGAGCCTCTCGTCGACGGCGACGCGAGTGAATGGAAGAGAATCGGCGATGGAATTGATCGTCAGATTCTCTCCTACGGCCCTGATCTGATGCTCGTTCGCGTGAGGTTCGCAAAGGGAGCTATCGGCGCGATTCACCATCACCCTCACCGCCAGGCAACGTACGTCGTGGCCGGATCGTTTGAAGCGACGGTGGGCGATTCGCGGCGAACGTTGCGCGCCGGGGATTCGTTCTTCGCGGCTGCGGATGTGCCTCACGGAGTACGCGCGCTGGAAGACGGGATGCTCGTGGACTGCTTCACGCCGGCACGCGCTGATTTTCTTGAAGCTTCCGAACGGTGA
- a CDS encoding glucose 1-dehydrogenase: MHVDLKGKVALVTGGARDIGRAVCLALADNGAKVVINYHSSAEAAKQLEADIKSRGGDAIAVGADVSRQADVENLINAATEFGGRIDILVNNAGGLLARKKLEEMDEQFWDAVMALNLRSVFLVTRAAVQHMGEGSAIVNLASLAARDGGGGGALAYSAAKGAVLTLTRGLSKELAPRRIRVNCVSPGLIDTTFHDTFTPPEIRKAVAGRTTIGREGRPEDVAEAVLFLASDASSYINGESIEINGGLYFV, encoded by the coding sequence ATGCACGTGGATCTCAAAGGAAAGGTCGCACTTGTTACAGGTGGTGCACGCGACATCGGCCGCGCGGTTTGTCTCGCGCTAGCTGACAATGGCGCCAAAGTCGTAATCAATTATCACTCGAGCGCCGAGGCGGCAAAGCAGCTCGAGGCCGATATCAAATCGCGTGGTGGAGATGCGATTGCAGTCGGTGCCGATGTCTCACGCCAGGCCGACGTCGAGAATCTCATCAACGCGGCGACAGAGTTTGGCGGGCGCATCGACATTCTCGTGAACAACGCCGGCGGCCTGCTCGCGCGCAAGAAGCTCGAGGAGATGGACGAGCAGTTCTGGGACGCGGTGATGGCGCTGAATCTTCGCAGCGTGTTTCTCGTCACGCGCGCCGCCGTTCAACACATGGGGGAAGGCTCTGCCATCGTCAACCTCGCTTCGCTTGCAGCGCGTGATGGCGGTGGAGGCGGAGCACTCGCGTATTCAGCCGCAAAGGGCGCGGTCCTGACTCTCACTCGTGGATTGTCGAAGGAGCTCGCACCGCGGCGCATTCGTGTGAACTGCGTCTCGCCCGGACTCATCGACACAACCTTCCACGACACGTTCACTCCGCCTGAAATTCGCAAAGCAGTGGCGGGCCGCACCACAATTGGACGCGAGGGTCGTCCCGAGGACGTTGCCGAAGCCGTGCTCTTTCTTGCTTCGGACGCATCCTCCTACATCAACGGTGAATCGATCGAGATCAATGGCGGCCTCTACTTCGTCTGA